The Rosa chinensis cultivar Old Blush chromosome 7, RchiOBHm-V2, whole genome shotgun sequence DNA segment TCGGAGAACATCTGAGACGTCGTCAACGGCGGAGCTCCGGTCAAAGCTCACAAGAGTCGTACGAGGCCACGAACAAATGAAGACCGCTTTCCACCAACTGAAATCTCAGATCCAAATCGGCCTTCTCCAGGTACCTAATTCCTCTTTTACTCTCTTCGATTTTGTACCAATTCAAATTGTAATTACTGGAAGTAATTGTAAACTGTTATTCCTGTAAATCATGGAGGCCGAAGACGTCTTCGCGTCTCTGGCAATTCCGTTGATGAAGCTCGTAGGTCTCAAGACGGTGGAGATGGCGACGGAGGGCCGATTCACCTCCTTCATCATCCAAACAGATTCCGATTTGAGTTCTCAGTATCAGGTTTTGATTTACGAGCAATTATCTAGGTTTTCGTTTCAATTTTCCTCattaatatttttcttatttgttcGTAGAGTTTCGGAGCCGGATCTGGACCGTCGGGACGGTCAGATCGGAACCGTCAGTGTGCGAAGATAGAGATCTACGCGGCCAAAGCGGCGGTGGCCGGCGATTTGGTAATCGAGAAGCAAAAAGATCAGCTGATTCAACTGGTTCGGATCCTGAAGCAAATCGAGTCCCAAGTCAACAATCGGCAGAGCCACATGGTCGAAACCCTAGCCAATCGCCGCCATTCCCTTCGCAAATTCTTCCAGAGAGCGATCGCCTACTTATCCACCGTTGACCACCAGGGGTTCCAGGTGGCGGTGCTGAACATCCTCCGGGAAATTTTCAACGAAGTGAGTGCGGTTTTGGGGTCCGTGGAGGCTGACGTGGAGGACCTGGTGGAGAATTTGGCTGAGAAAATGTGTGAGCCAATGGTGGAATACGTGGAGGGGGTTAAGGCTGATTTGAGAAATGGGACTTGCTTGGGCCTAGTTGGCTTGGTGAAGGAGATGGCCAGGGCGGCGGGGGATTCGAGGGCGGAGCTGGAGTCGGCGAGGAGTAAGGCCACGGTGGCAGAAGAGAGCAGAGCTGAGGCTATGAGGAGGCTCAGGGAATCAGAAGAATATGTGAGGAAATTGAAGGAATGCTTCAAGTTCTTGCCAGAGCCTAGTAAAGCATCCACCAAAGTAACCAAAGCCTCTGCTTTACATAAGGTATCCTTCTGACTTCATTGACAATTTTACTTGATGCAAATATGAAGTTGTGAACAATTCACAGGAGATATAACTTGGTTACATAGTGAATGAGAATGAATTGCTTCATTGCTTTGATCGAGTCACTTAACTTGGTATTTACATTGTgcttgaaatgaagaaatgctTGAAGTGCTTGCCAGAGCTTGAAGTTACGAAGTCTAATTGGATCACTGACTATATATATTTAATGTAACAGTACGTTCCTAGAAAACAACACTATCATAGTCCAAAATTCCGAACAGCAACATTCAATTTGGATATGAATTGCTCTAATTGTAATGTTCATACATGATTCAATCCACATTAGAAAATGTCAGCTTATTTGGTGAACTTCTTCATGAAATTCAAATTTTTCCTCATCTTGATTGAGTAAAATCTACTTCATTTAGACAGGTCCCTTATCTCTAATTTTGATCAAGAtcatcaaaagtcaaaacagtGTCTTATACTCAAGATCAACTTTGAGTATTATACTTTCTGAAAGTTGATACAACCATGTGTCTTGTTTTCCTCTATTTGAAGATGTTAGGCATGGAGAAAGATCAAGCCAACGATGAGAAGCTGTTATGGGAGCTAttggaaaagaagaggaagtaTCAAACTCCAGAGAGTCCACTTGGACCCAGAGAGCTGCTTCCTCTTCATCAGTCCAAGCGCCAAAAGGCAACACGTGTAAAGCCACAAGTTGGTAGCGGCGCGTTTTCACAGCGTTCAAGAACCCCACGTTTGGTGGCTGCTCGGATACCCTTGGGCTCATCCCCTTCGGTGACAATTCAGTAAGCCCGTCCCGCTCTAGCAGGTCTTCCCCCAAATGCAAGCCTAATAAAAGGTGTTGATTCGCTGCTGATTCCAGTCACTACTGGTAGTGGTAAGTGGTAAACcatcacttgtatgttttgCGTTTGTGGGCTGCTACTTTTGTCTTTTTAGACCTTAGAGTAGGAAGCTCTAGCCTCTAGGGAACATGATGATAGGAAATGTAGACAACTTTGGTGCTAGTTTAGATAGCTTGCATCAAGAAATTGAGAGTTGAACATCCAACATGTATATTGTTTTATAATATCCACcattgatgatgatgaaggCCCAGTGCGCGCACCCGTGCCAAAGTAATTATATATGTCCCTGGGTTCTATACAAAATAGAACTAGTTGATTGTTGCTTTCCGAGAAAGAACATGCTAACTTAGTCGCACTCACGCGCGTGTGCAATTTTCAACATTTAATAACCGTCGATTACATTGTCGATCAGTTTTATTTTCTGTTGAAAATCATTCCCTCGCGTGAGAGCGACTAGAC contains these protein-coding regions:
- the LOC112180676 gene encoding uncharacterized protein LOC112180676, which codes for MGSHRRTSETSSTAELRSKLTRVVRGHEQMKTAFHQLKSQIQIGLLQAEDVFASLAIPLMKLVGLKTVEMATEGRFTSFIIQTDSDLSSQYQSFGAGSGPSGRSDRNRQCAKIEIYAAKAAVAGDLVIEKQKDQLIQLVRILKQIESQVNNRQSHMVETLANRRHSLRKFFQRAIAYLSTVDHQGFQVAVLNILREIFNEVSAVLGSVEADVEDLVENLAEKMCEPMVEYVEGVKADLRNGTCLGLVGLVKEMARAAGDSRAELESARSKATVAEESRAEAMRRLRESEEYVRKLKECFKFLPEPSKASTKVTKASALHKMLGMEKDQANDEKLLWELLEKKRKYQTPESPLGPRELLPLHQSKRQKATRVKPQVGSGAFSQRSRTPRLVAARIPLGSSPSVTIQ